The genomic DNA CTTCGCGCGTCGATTGCACGAACTCCGCCATCTGCGTCAGCTGGGCGCCGACGAAGGTGGCGCAGCGAATGACCTCCTCGCCCAACTCGGTCGGGTGCATGCCGCGGCGGCCGCGTTCGAACAGCTCGGCACCCGCGATCTCTTCGATCTCGGCCAGGGTCTTCGAGATGGCCGCCGGGCTCACGTGGAAGCGTTCCGCCACTCGCGCGAGACTGCCGAGCTCGCTCAGCGCGACGACGATCCGCAGGTGGCGCAGCTTGAGCCGGGAGACGAGGGAGTCGACCGAGGTACGGAGTGGCATGGCGCGCAGCGGAGCAGGGTAGGAGCCTTTGGATGTTAACCAAATGCTCAACTCTCCTGCAGAAAATCTCACTTCTGGTTGTTTCCTGCTGGTTCTAGACTGGACTTCTTTTCACGCCGAAGTCAGTTTCCATGCGCTTTGTGATTGCCGTGATACGGCACGAAACCAATACCTTCTCGCCGATCCCGACGCCCCTCGGCGCGTTCTCGCGCGGCACTGGCGTCGCCGGCCCGGCCTATGGCGAAGCGGCGGTCGCGGCCTGCCGCGGGACGGCCTGTGCGGCGGCCGCGTTCATGGACATCGCGCGCGCGCAGGGCGACGAGTTCGTGATGCCGCTGCTGGCGAGCGCGGTCCCGAGCGGCACGGTGACGGCACAAGCCTTCGAATCGATGGCCGCCACCGTCCTCGAGGCGATCGGGGAAGGCTGCGACGCGGTGATGCTGGACCTGCACGGCGCCATGGTGGCCGAAGGCTTTCCCGATGCGGAGGGCGAGTTGCTGCGGCGCATCCGCGCCATCGCGCCGACGATGCCGATCGCGGTGGCGCTGGACTTCCACGCCAACCTCAGCGCGGTGCTGATGGCCCACGCCACGGTGATCACCGGCTACTGCACCTACCCCCACACGGACATGTACGAGACCGGCGTGCGCGCAGCCCGCACCCTGATGGCCAGCCTGCGCGGGAATGCCGAGCCGCGCATCCTGTGGCGCACCTTGCCGATGCTCACCCACATGCTGTGCCAGACGCCGAGCCGCCAGCCGATGAAGGACATCATGGACCGCGCGATGCGGGCCGAGGCCGAAGGCGAGGTGCTGAACGCCTCGGTCTTCGGCGGATTTCCGCTGGCGGACATCCCGCACGTGGGGCTGGGCCTGGTCGTCGTGGCCGAGGCCGGCCGCCTCGAGGCCGCGCGGCGTCTTCTGGACGAACTGGCCGAGATGGCCTGGGCGCGGCGCGAGGACTTCGTCTATGCCGGCGAAGCGCTGGAGCGCACCATCGCCCACGCCAAGACGCTGCGGGACGGGCCGATCCTGCTGGTCGACCACGGCGACAACTGCGGCGCGGGCGGGCCCACCGACAACATGCGCGTGCTGCGCGAGGTGTTCGACCAGGGGCTGGACGATGTCATCGCCGGGCCCTTCTGGGATCCGCAGGCCGTGGCCCGGATCATCGAGGCCGGAACGGGCAGCGAACTCGCGCTCGAGGTCGGCGGCAAGACCGACATGCCGGCGCTGGGCCTGAAGGGCGAGCCGCTGAAGCTCAGCGGCCGTGTCCGCTGCATCACGGACGGCAACTACCGCGTCACCGGTCCCATGTTCACCGGCGTGCAGTTGAGTCTCGGGCGCACCGCCGTGATCGACGTGCGCGGCGTGTCGGTCATGGTCTGCGAGAAGCCGCAGGAGCCCTTCGATGCCGGCGTGTTCACGCACGCGGGCCTCGATCCGGCGAAGGCGCGCTACGTGCTGATCAAGTCGCGGCAGCATTTCCGCGCGGGTTTCGAGCAGGGTGCGAAGCACATCCTGATGGTGGCCGGCCCCGGCGTCTGCAGTTCCGACTACGCACTGTTTCCCTTCCGGCACCTGCGGCGTCCCATCTATCCGCTGGACGCGGACGCCGCGCTGGCGCATACCCTGTGCTACGAGGCGCCCGCCATCGAAACTGCCTGATCGTCGAAGTCATCGAAGTGTTCTGAAGAAAGAGGATGTCCATGCTGAACCAGCCCCTGACGCGCCGCGCGTCGCTCGTCCTGTCCGGCCTCGCCCTGGCCTCGCCCGCGACGGTCTTCTCTGCCAGCGCGCAGGAGATCAAGAAGGGCGGCACCCTGGTCGTCGCGACCATCGACTCGCCGCGCCATCTCAATGGCGCCGTGCAGTCCGGCTGGGCCACCGGCATGCCCTCCACGCAGCTGTTCGCGAGCCCGCTGCGCTACGACGACCAGTGGAAGCCGCAGCCCTACCTGGCCGAGAAGTGGTCGCTGGCGCCGGACGGCCTCTCGCTCACGTTGAACCTGCGCAAGAACGCCGTGTTCCACGACGGCCAGCCGCTCACTTCGGCCGACGTTGCGTTCTCGATCATGGCGATCAAGGCCAATCATCCGTTCAGCACCATGCTGGCGCCGGTCGAGAAGGTGGACACGCCGGATGCGCACACGGCGATCATCCGGCTGCGCACGCCCCATCCCGCGCTTCTGCTGGCGATGTCGCCCGGGCTTTGCCCGATCCTGCCCAAGCACATCTACGGCGACGGCCAGGATCTGAAGACCCACCCGCGCAACAGCAAGGACGTGGTCGGTTCGGGTCCCTTCAAGCTGGTCGAATGGAAGCAGAACGAGCGCATCGTGCTCGAGCGCTTCGACAAGTTCTTCCTCGAGGGCAAGCCCTACCTGGACAAGGTCATCTTCGCGATGTCGTCGGATGCGACCACCGCCACGCTCGGCGTCGAACGCGACGATGCGCAGATGATGCCCTTCTCCTCCAAGCCGGCGAACCTGAACCGCCTCGCCGGCAACAAGAAGGTGGCCGTGCTGTCCAAGGGCTACGAGGGTTTCGGCGGCGTCACCTGGCTCGCCTTCAACCTGACGCGCAAGCCCTATTCGGACATCGCGGTGCGCAAGGCGATCGCCCACGCCCTCGACCGCAACTTCATCGCCAAGGCGCTGCAGGGCGGCTATGCCGAACCGCTCGAAGGCCCGCTCCATCCCTCGAGTCCGTTTGCGACCAAGGACCTGGTGCACTACCCGCTCGACCTCAAGAAGGCCGCGCAGATCCTCGACGCCGCCGGCTACAAGCCCGGCGCCGACGGCGAGCGATTCAAGATGGTGATGGACTACTTCCCGGGCGCCGACGAGTGGTCCAGGAACGGCGCGGAATACGCGCGCAGCCAGCTCAAGAAGATCGGCATCACGGTCGAGATCCGGCCGGAGCCGGACTTCCCGACCTGGGCCAAGCGCATGGGAGAGCACGACTTCGACGTCTCGCTCGACGGCGTCTTCAACTGGGGCGATCCGGTGATCGGCGTGCACCGCACCTACCTCTCGACCAACATCAAGCCGATCGTCTGGTCCAACACGCAGTCGTACAAGAACCCGAAGGTCGACCAGCTGCTCGAGCAGGCCGGCAAGGAAGTCGACCTGGCCAAACGCAAGGCCGAGTACGCGGAGTTCCAGAAGATCGTGACGGACGAACTGCCGCAGGCTTTCCTGACGACGCAGGGTTACCGCACGGTGGTCAGCAGCCGCATGGTGAATCCGCCGACCTCGATCTGGGGCGCCTTGTCGCCCTACGACGAGATCTACTTCAAGCCCGCATGACCCTCCGTCCGGTGACAGCGACATGACGGCCAGACCCCCGCAGGATGCCGGCGCGGCGAACACCGACGACGACGGTCGCGCCGCAGCCGCGGCGGCCCGCGCGTTCGAGGCGCGCCACGAGACCCTCGACGATTTCCACTATCCCGACGGAATCCGGATCGCCGTCAACTTCACGGCCGACTTCGATGCGATGCTCTTTCGCCGCGCACTGAACGAGCCGCCGATGCAGAAGGCCAAGGGCGAATTCGGCGGCCGCGTGGGCATCTGGCGCCTGATCGAACTCTTCGATGCACATGGCGTGAAGGCGACCTTCTTCACGCCCGGCCGGATCTGCGAGCTCTATCCGCAGTCGCTGCGCGCCGCCGCCGCGAGCGGGCATGAACTGGCCGACCACATGTGGGAGCACCTGACACCGGAGAGCGACGAACTGCAGCGCGACCACATCGAAAGGACCGCGGCGGCGCTGGCCGAGATCTGCGGCGAGCGGCCGGTCGGCACGCGCAGCTACTACCGGCAGGCGCATCTCAAGGACGCCGGCCATCTCTACAACAGCGAAGGCACGTCGAGCCGCCTGCCCTACTACGCGGCCGATGAAAAGCGGGAGAACTGCCTCCTGATCCTGCCCTTCCACTACGCGATCGACGATGCGCAGTTCTACAACTTCGGCTGGCTCAAGAGCGAACCGCAGGCGCAGCGCCTGACGGATCCCGAGCGGATCATGGACATGTGGTGGAGCGCCTTCGAACAGCAGTACGCGCTGGGCAACGGCTACCTGAACATCTGCCTGCATCCCTTCGTCTCGGGCCGCGCGCTGCGCACGCGCCTGCTGGGGCAGCTGATCGAGCGCATGAAGGAAAAGCCGGGCGTCTGGTTCCCGACCTGCGCGCAACTGGCGCGCTACGTGCTCGCCGAGTTCCCGCCCAAGTCCCTGAAATTCTAGGTCGAAGGACAACGACACCATGCCGTGGAAAGAGGGCTACACCATCACCGACGAGCGAACGCTGGCCGATGCGTCGATCCGCTGGCCGGGCGGCGCGCGATGCTGCGTGAAGATCGTGGTCAACCTCAGCCTCGCGAAAGGCCCGGCCGGCGTGCGTCCCGCGGACTTCGGCACCGACGACGCGTACTTCACGATGGGCGAGGGCCTTGATGCGCTGCTCGGCTGCCTCGCGCGCCACGACTTCAAGGCGACCTTCGCCGTTCCCGCGCGGGTCGCGCAAGCCTGGCCCGCGCGGATCCGCGAGATCCTCGCCGCCGGCCACGAGATCGCCGCGCAAGGGCTCG from Variovorax sp. PBL-E5 includes the following:
- a CDS encoding polysaccharide deacetylase family protein, which encodes MTARPPQDAGAANTDDDGRAAAAAARAFEARHETLDDFHYPDGIRIAVNFTADFDAMLFRRALNEPPMQKAKGEFGGRVGIWRLIELFDAHGVKATFFTPGRICELYPQSLRAAAASGHELADHMWEHLTPESDELQRDHIERTAAALAEICGERPVGTRSYYRQAHLKDAGHLYNSEGTSSRLPYYAADEKRENCLLILPFHYAIDDAQFYNFGWLKSEPQAQRLTDPERIMDMWWSAFEQQYALGNGYLNICLHPFVSGRALRTRLLGQLIERMKEKPGVWFPTCAQLARYVLAEFPPKSLKF
- a CDS encoding M81 family metallopeptidase, which codes for MRFVIAVIRHETNTFSPIPTPLGAFSRGTGVAGPAYGEAAVAACRGTACAAAAFMDIARAQGDEFVMPLLASAVPSGTVTAQAFESMAATVLEAIGEGCDAVMLDLHGAMVAEGFPDAEGELLRRIRAIAPTMPIAVALDFHANLSAVLMAHATVITGYCTYPHTDMYETGVRAARTLMASLRGNAEPRILWRTLPMLTHMLCQTPSRQPMKDIMDRAMRAEAEGEVLNASVFGGFPLADIPHVGLGLVVVAEAGRLEAARRLLDELAEMAWARREDFVYAGEALERTIAHAKTLRDGPILLVDHGDNCGAGGPTDNMRVLREVFDQGLDDVIAGPFWDPQAVARIIEAGTGSELALEVGGKTDMPALGLKGEPLKLSGRVRCITDGNYRVTGPMFTGVQLSLGRTAVIDVRGVSVMVCEKPQEPFDAGVFTHAGLDPAKARYVLIKSRQHFRAGFEQGAKHILMVAGPGVCSSDYALFPFRHLRRPIYPLDADAALAHTLCYEAPAIETA
- a CDS encoding ABC transporter substrate-binding protein — protein: MLNQPLTRRASLVLSGLALASPATVFSASAQEIKKGGTLVVATIDSPRHLNGAVQSGWATGMPSTQLFASPLRYDDQWKPQPYLAEKWSLAPDGLSLTLNLRKNAVFHDGQPLTSADVAFSIMAIKANHPFSTMLAPVEKVDTPDAHTAIIRLRTPHPALLLAMSPGLCPILPKHIYGDGQDLKTHPRNSKDVVGSGPFKLVEWKQNERIVLERFDKFFLEGKPYLDKVIFAMSSDATTATLGVERDDAQMMPFSSKPANLNRLAGNKKVAVLSKGYEGFGGVTWLAFNLTRKPYSDIAVRKAIAHALDRNFIAKALQGGYAEPLEGPLHPSSPFATKDLVHYPLDLKKAAQILDAAGYKPGADGERFKMVMDYFPGADEWSRNGAEYARSQLKKIGITVEIRPEPDFPTWAKRMGEHDFDVSLDGVFNWGDPVIGVHRTYLSTNIKPIVWSNTQSYKNPKVDQLLEQAGKEVDLAKRKAEYAEFQKIVTDELPQAFLTTQGYRTVVSSRMVNPPTSIWGALSPYDEIYFKPA